The genomic segment ATGCATTGAGCTAGTTAGCAACAGGAAAATTGACTGCATATGCACTGAAATTATTACTGATTGTGCTGTTGCATATtctactaaaaatatatataggcAATTCTTCTTCTAGAAAACTTGCTGGGTGTGTAATCAATATACTGAAATCATAAAATTTAGATATTGTCATAAGAAAGACATTTGGTAATGATTCTTTTAAAAACcaactgaagacatttttattcagaaaagaattttattaatttatgttgtttttattgttttacattgctgttttatttactgttatattgttttatatttccatttcttgtgttgtaaaccactatataaataaattttacttacttacttactaaaCAGCTAAACAATGGGCATATGTTCTGCATTTGTGATTAAAAGATGAAATACACAATGTACTTGTTCAGATATTcaccagagaaaaagaaaacggGATTCACTGACTTATAGATATAGACATATAGTTTATTGTGGCGCAAGCGCAGCTCTCAGGTCTGACGGATTTAACCGCTGCCAATAGAAACGAGGTATCCAACTGGGAGACTGACAAGGCAAAATCATCAGGTTAAAATGTTGTTCTTAAACTTACTAGTCAATACAAGTTTGACTGTATAGCGATACTTAAAGAGGAAAATCCATTTCTGAAACAGGTCTTTCGTCAAGCACACGTATGGCGTGCACTGACGCTTCGTGAGTGACTTCCGGGGAAGCCAACAGGAGAAGCGATAGCTCTGCTCAGAATTCTAGACCAATCAAATTTAGCCTTGGACGTGGCTTGTTTGCAGAAAGCTCTTCGATTGGTTCTTGCTCTACGTGGGCGTGCCTAAGAGTCTCAGTCAAGTTTAGATGAGAACGAGGAAGTGGAAAACGAGCAAGGAGGAAATCTGAAGGAAAGGACTGGTGTGCGAGCTCGACTGTCATTTTAACACAGTTACCTTACAGTTACTTTGCCCACAGAACACAATGGCTGAGTAAGTTCTTCACTTGTTTCTTTGCGTCTTCTTCTGTTGTGTCTTTTTTGTACAAAGTCGGGGCAATAGAAAGGTTATACCTACGAGTTGaggttcttttgtttttctcctttgcTGAGAGTAATCTTCTTTAGTAGTTAATGCTAACGGTGCTGTTATCTGACCGGGGTCAGCTTTAGAGTTTGGTAGAAATATGTGTGGTCTATGCAGCACTGAATTGGGTGATGGTCGCTATGGACTCTGGGAAATTAAAGGGATCTTCGGAGTGAGGACTCTGAAGCCCATGTTTTAATTTACTTGGAATAAAAATACACTGGATGACTAGAGGGATACTAGACAGAAGGCTGTTTTGATGATAATTACCCTGAAGCCAGACTATCCGATCTTCTCACCTGTGATGTGATTCTTGTTTCCTCAGAGCAGACATTGCACTAATTGGTTTGGCCGTCATGGGCCAGAACCTCATCATGAACATGAATGACCACGGCTTTGTGGTAAGTTGATGCCTCCTGCGTGTGTTGCTGCTACTCCCTGCATAACCTGttccacttttttttcactcattcaATATCTTTCCAACAGGTCTGCGCTTACAACCGTACCGTGTCCAAGGTGCATGACTTCCTGCAGAACGAGGCTAAGGGCTCCAAGGTGATTGGAGCAGAATCTCTGGAAGACATGGTGACCAAGCTCAAGAAGCCCAGGAGGATCATCCTGCTGGTCAAGGCTGGACAGGCTGTGGATGACTTCATTGACAAGCTGGTGAGCAGTCAGTACTGAACTGGGCTAAAGTTTGGAAACTGCATCCAACCTGCATATATTTATTGGGTTTGTACTACATCTGTTCATTCTCAGGTTCCTCTTCTTGAGGCTGGGGACATCATCATTGATGGTGGCAACTCTGAATACAGAGACACAACAGTAAGTCATAAACATTCACTGTGGAGCAAAACCTCTTTATTCCAGAGGATATCGTCATAGCTCATGTACTTCTATCCTATAGCGACGGTGCAAGAGTCTGAAAGAGAAGGGCCTGCTGTTTGTTGGCAGTGGAGTGAGTGGTGGAGAGGAGGGTGCACGCTATGGACCCTCACTCATGCCTGGTGGACATAAAGAGGCCTGGTAAGTCATCAGCTTCATTTcatgtgttttaaaaatcaaacattcatcAATTTCAGAGTGTAagttaatgtttattttatagGCCATACATAAAGGACATCTTCCAGAGCATCGCTGCCAAAGTTGGAACAGGAGAGCCTTGTTGTGACTGGGTGAgtgatgtattttttatttttttaatctgtgtgtatatttaatgtttattaaagatatatttgttgttattattatgccAAATCATCTAACAAATATTGTGTGGCTTGAGCAGGTTGGCGATGAGGGTGCGGGTCATTTTGTGAAAATGGTCCATAACGGCATTGAGTATGGAGATATGCAGCTGATCTGTGAGGCCTATCACCTGATGAAGGATGTGTTGGGTATGGACCATGATGAGATGGCACAGGTGCGCTTGTTGTACTTCTATGACACCACTTTCACATTTGTCTGGCAGTATTaattatgtaaaatataaagacaatatatgtttttgattttttgttttgttttttaaggctTTTGACAGCTGGAACAAGACTGAGCTGGACTCCTTCCTGATTGAGATCACAGCTAACATCCTTAAATACAAAGACTCTGACGGTAAACATCTGCTGCCCAAAATCCGGGACAGTGCTGGACAGAAAGGCACAGGGAAGTGGACGGCCATTTCAGCCCTCGAGTACGGGACACCTGTCACACTGATCGGTAAGAGGAAGAAAGGAGGCTTAAAGCAATGAACTACTCATAAAGGCTAGTGTCATGTACCAATACCGCAAAAGCCACTTATCAAATTACCCTTTAATGATCAGATTTCTTGGGCTTATACTTTCGATCTGTCAGTTGGCAAACACAGCATGGGCTGTGAGCTTCTTTTAGAGGATGTGATCAATATGTTGTTGCCTGTAAGAAGCTTGAAGGCTATTCTGATGGCCTGTGCATGTCAGGTGACATAAGGGGGATTTGGCTTTGGTCTTTGCTGTGACTGTATCATAGTCTGTTTTATAAACAGACCTAAACAAGAAGCAAGCTTTTTATGGTTAACTTTAAAAGCATGCAGGGTAAACTATATTGAAAATGTATCCAATGTACCCAaaagtgagattttttttaaattactgtgTTTGCTCGTTCCCTGTCTGTGTTGCATACCCTGCTGTGATAGAGAGGGATGGGTGCAGAATAAAAGGCTTCATTGTGTGAGAACTAAGCCCATCAGGGCGAAGCAGTATGCACAGGAGGCGCTCTCACCCAGCAGGGATCACATTCCTCACTAGGACAGTTTGACTCAGTCCATTGCGTTACAGAGCAGTGCAGGTTTTAGCAAGTCATGCTGACccaacaggttttttttttttttttttttcctactgtcCTCAGTTAGTGGCAAGGAAACGATCCTCTCTAATCTGGGAAACCTTGAGTTTTGTCTACTGTAGCTTTGGCACGCCTGCTTTACCAAACACTATTGCAAACACTGCTGAGTCATGCTGTCGCTCGAGCGTTGGCTGATAGCACAGGGTCACTGTGACTATCAGCTTGGAAATTCTATGTAATGCTTTGTCATTTTTTGAGATTTCAGGAAACCTagattattatttaaatttaaaaaaaagaaagaaaaaaaagctgggCAGTTAGTTTATGTGACACTCAAAGCGGTGTGTGTAGTATATGCACTAATGCTGTCCCTCTTCTTTCCTCTCCCTTCTCTCATCCTGTTGTCTCCCAGGGGAGGCTGTCTTTGCCAGATGTCTGTCTTCTCTAAAGGATGAGAGAGTGGAGGCCAGCCGCAGCCTGTCAGGGCCACAGGGGGTCAAATTCAGCGGCAACAAGGCTACCTTCCTAGAAGACATCAGAAAGGTAAAACCCACAGTAAATGCATTTACTCTAAATGGGCCAGTTTAGAGCAATATGCCACAGAGAGGTCAAAGTAAAAATGTCTGTGCACCCTTTGAGATTACCAGGTACCAGAAGTGATGAATAGACATTTTAAACACTGAAAGTAATATGAAAattgttatgttttcatttgtccAGGCCCTGTATGCGTCCAAGATCATTTCCTACGCGCAGGGATTCATGCTGCTGCGCCAGGCAGCCAAAGAGTTCGGCTGGACGCTCAACTATGGTGCGATCGCCCTGATGTGGAGAGGAGGCTGCATCATTCGAAGGTACTTTTGCCCTCATGTGTCCACACAGCAGAAGTTTGCCTCACTTCCATGTTGTGCAAAAGTTTCAACACTGTTGTCCAAACAGTGGGGGCGAGGGTGTCTGAGAGCCCTTGTTAAGAAAGCccaacaaaaacagaagttttTGTTGCTTGAGTAAGATTTAAGGACATTTGAGTTAAGCTGCAGTTTCTTTAAGTGCAAGAAAAACCTTTATGCAGTGCCATAAGGTTGTAAAATTGCCTTTTTGTCAATGCGTTGTGTTGTAATGTTGGAGTGAGAAAAGAGAGGAACAAAAGCACTCTTCCCATAAAATCATATTGAGAGAGAAGAATGAGGAAATTGTGATTGTGACACTGGTTTACTTTGTGTAACCTGGCACAGTTGTTGCATAATCGCACATTTAACACTCATAATTTGCAGTACAGTCACCAGCCAGCTAATGGAGATGAAGTTCTCAAAGGGCATTGAACTTTGTTTAAATGGAGTTTTTATTACAGTATGTCAGGAGAACATTAACACTGCTTTTCCTCTTCCAGTGTCTTCTTGGGTAAAATCAAAGAGGCTTTCGACAGGAACGCTGAGCTGCAGAACTTGCTGCTGGACACTTTCTTCAGTAACGCTGTGCAAGACTGCCAGGTATGAGGAAGGAGGAAGGGGCCAAGCAATAACCTGCAATCACCACATTGACAAAGGCACAAAAAACAagttatttcctctttttttttttttttttttttttaaaatatagaaAAGGAGTGAAGCAACAGTACGACTTGTCTTATAGTCACCAGCCCTCTGGTTGATTTGTGATATAGTGGTCTGGGTTCCCTTTACATTAAACGGATGAACTAATTCAAAGTGTGTGAAGATGATCAGAATTGAATCCATCCCAATAGACCCAAGTacacaatacattttttttcgtCTCCCCTTTCCAGGTTTTTCCTTTGCAAGTTTTGCAGTCATAGTGAGTCCTGCAGAATTTGAGCTGATGAAAATGCTGCAGTGATTGTTTTGGTTACCAAAAGCCTTGAGATGACCAGATTCACAGTGATTTAATTTAGTCCTGTAAACAAACTTAATTATGTCTTCATTCTGTTTACTCTCCTGCTGTAGGAGTCATGGCGCAGAACAGTCAGCACTGGAGTCCAACATGGCATCCCCATGCCCTGTTTCACTACCGCTCTGTCCTTCTATGATGGCTACAGACATGACAAGCTGCCCGCCAACCTTCTTCAGGTAACACAATTCTGGAAACGGTCACGCCTCCACTATAGGAGGTGTATCACAATAAAAGATCCCTTGTAGCTCGAGTCTTGTGCTGGAATCTAGATGCTATAAAATCATTTTTCATATCGTGAATCTTTTGgttaaaatattttaaggatTTGCAGATTTTAAAAAGGTATCTGTATCTGGCTTTGTTTTTAGGCTCAGAGGGACTACTTTGGAGCCCACACATATGAGCTACTCTCAAACCCCGGTCATTTCATCCACACCAACTGGACAGGTCATGGCGGAAATGTCTCCTCTTCATCCTACAATGCTTAAGGGAGATCTTCACAAcacccaaaaacaaacacgatGGAAGACCGAGGACGAGGGGACGTTATCAACAAGTGAAGATTTTAAACATTCCATCTTTCAACTTTTCACCATCTAGGACCCAGAATCTACTTCAACCAACTTTTTACTTCTCACAGAGACTTGTTGTGGTTATATTTATCAAGAGGTGGAACAATAGATTATGTGCACTGTAGACACCTCCTGTGTATTTTGATGTAGTCAGAGGGGATATGTGACTCCATCTCGATATTACACAGGCCGCCAGGATACTGTTCCACAGTCATGTTGGGCACGGGGTCCACGGTGTAAACACTGGATTAAGGTGAACCCTTGCACTGTGCTGTGTTAGGCTAAATAAAGATTTTCAATCCCTCTATAATTAGCTTGAATGGTCCTTAACTGtctggatgctgtaaacaggATTG from the Pelmatolapia mariae isolate MD_Pm_ZW linkage group LG20, Pm_UMD_F_2, whole genome shotgun sequence genome contains:
- the pgd gene encoding 6-phosphogluconate dehydrogenase, decarboxylating, with the translated sequence MAEADIALIGLAVMGQNLIMNMNDHGFVVCAYNRTVSKVHDFLQNEAKGSKVIGAESLEDMVTKLKKPRRIILLVKAGQAVDDFIDKLVPLLEAGDIIIDGGNSEYRDTTRRCKSLKEKGLLFVGSGVSGGEEGARYGPSLMPGGHKEAWPYIKDIFQSIAAKVGTGEPCCDWVGDEGAGHFVKMVHNGIEYGDMQLICEAYHLMKDVLGMDHDEMAQAFDSWNKTELDSFLIEITANILKYKDSDGKHLLPKIRDSAGQKGTGKWTAISALEYGTPVTLIGEAVFARCLSSLKDERVEASRSLSGPQGVKFSGNKATFLEDIRKALYASKIISYAQGFMLLRQAAKEFGWTLNYGAIALMWRGGCIIRSVFLGKIKEAFDRNAELQNLLLDTFFSNAVQDCQESWRRTVSTGVQHGIPMPCFTTALSFYDGYRHDKLPANLLQAQRDYFGAHTYELLSNPGHFIHTNWTGHGGNVSSSSYNA